AATCAGGGCGACTTCAACGACGATGCCACCGCCTCCGGCGAATCGCACTCCATTCGCCGCTCCGATGCGTCCTCGCCCGCCTTCATCAATTACGCCGAGTCGACCTACAACAAAACTAGCGCCGGCACGACGCGCATGCAGGTCTACTTCAACCACAACAGCACCCTCAACATCTACGACGGCGTGTTCCGCCTCGAGGGCACCGGCGTGGCCTTCGAAAACACCACGCTCTTCGTCGACAGCCCCGGCGAACTCGTCTTCGCCAGCGACTTCGAGTTGCAGGACGCGGGCAGCCTCTCCGGCGACGGCCTCGTGACCCTCGAATCCGGCACGCTCAACACCGCCGGCGATATCGGCGTCGCCCGCTTCGACATCGTCGGCGGCACGCTCAGCGGCACCGTTGCCTTGCTGACCGACACCCAGTGGACCGGCGGCACCATCGCCGCCAACCTCACCAATCAAACCACCGGCACGCTCACCATCGCCGATCCCACCGGCAACACTGTCGATGGCGGCACCCTCATCAACGAAGGCCAGGTCGAGTGGGACGACGGCGACATCCTGCTCAACAACACCGCCAGTATCACCAACCAATCCGGGGCCATCTGGACCGACGACGCCGCCGCCGCCGAACAGACCCACACCATCCGTTCCTCCACCGCCACGCCCGCTTCCTTCACCAACGCCGGCACCTACGAAAAGGTGAACCTCGGCACCACCCGCATCGACGTCCCGTTCTACAACGAGGGCACGGTCGACATCTATGACGGCGTCCTCGATCTCGGTGCGGGCGGCAACGCCACCGATATCGCCGCCTTCAACGTCGGCGCCGGCTCGAAGCTCACCTTCTCCGCCGGCTACGATCTCACCGATGCCTCCAGCCTCCAGGGCGCTGGCGAAGTCTTCCTCACCGGCGGCACCCTCTACACCACCGGCAACGTCGATGTCGGCAGCTTCAATCTCAACGGCGGCACCCTCATCGGCACCCTCACTTTCAACGAAGCCCTCTACTGGAACAACGGCACCCTCGGCACCGCCGGCAGCACCCACATCTCCAGCACCGGTGAACTCACCCTCGCCGACCCCACCGGCAACAGCCTCGACAACAATACCCTCATCATCGACGGCGTCGCCTACTGGCAGGACGGCGACATCATCCTCAACAACAGCTCCACCGCCACCACCTCCGTCGGCGCGGTCTGGCACGACCTCGCCACCGCCTCCGGCGAGACGCACACCGTCCGCGTCAGCTCCGGCGACCCGACCTACTTCACCAACCTCGGCGACTACGTGAAGGACAGCGCCGGCGACACCCGCTTCGAAGTCGCCTTCAACAACAGCGGCGCGGTCGACGTCAACGCCGGCCAACTCATCCTCGCTGGCGGCGGCTCCGCCACCAGCGGCGCCAGCTTCGATGTCGCCTCCGACGCCGCCTTGGTCGTGCGCGACGAGGAATATGTGATCAACGAAGCCGACGGTCTCACCGGCAGCGGCGCCCTCCAGCTCGAAAGCGGCGGCCTCTCGCTCAGCGGCACCCTCTCCGCCCTCGATTTCTCGATCACCGGCGGCGTGTTCTCCGGCTACTCCACCCTCGCCACCGACACCACCTGGTCCGGCGGCACCTTCGGCAACTACGGTTTCACCACCATCGCCCCCTCCGGCACCCTCACCCTCGCCAACCCCAGCAGCAACCGCTTCGAAGGCCACTCGGTCGAGAACTACGGCACCGTCCTCTGGAACTCCGGCTCCCTCATCCTCAACGACTACGCCGGACTCACCAACTACGGCACCGTCACCGAACAGACCGGCACCAACAACGCCGTCTATTCCTCCTCCCAGTTTGGCGACGGCTACTTCACCAACAACGAGGGCGGCCTCTTCGAAAAGACCAGCGACACCAACACCGACTTTGAGCTCTACTTCCTCAACTACGGCGACGTGTCCGTGACCGCCGGCGAACTCCGCCTCAAAGCCGGTGGCTACATCGAATCCGGTTCGACCATCGACGTCGCCAGCGGCGCCGCCGTCGTCTACCGCGATTCCGCCAACTTCACCATCGTCGATGCCGCCAGCCTCACCGGCGCCGGCACCCACCAGGTGACCGACACCACCGTCATGTTCGATGGCGAGCTCAGCGCCTTCATGCGGGTGGAAAACAGCACGCTCGGCGGCACCCACATCCTCTCCGACAATTTTCTCTTCCTCGGCGGGTCGTTCGACTCCAGCGGCACCACCACCATCAGCTCCTCCGGCGTGCTCATGCTCCAGGACGCCTCCGGCAATACCTTCGACGGCCGCACCCTCCTGAACGAGGGCCTCATCAATCTCACCTACGGCGACCTCCTGCTCGACAACGGTGCCACCTTGACCAACGACGGCACCCTCCTGCTCGATAGCAGCGCCACCCACGACACCTTCACCGTGCACACGGCTACCGGCTCGTCGGGCCTGATCCAAAACCAACTCGGCGCCCAGATTTCACTCCAGGGCCAAGGCACCACGCATATCGACGTCCCGCTCGAAAACGCCGGCACGCTCGACGCCGGCTCCGGCCACCTTGTCCTCACCGGCGGCGGCTACGGCACCAGCGACGCCGCCTTCAAAACCGACGCCGACGGCACCCTCACCTTCGAGTCCAACTTCCAACTCACCGACATCGCCTCGCTCCAGGGTCCCGGCGGCTTTCGCGTCGGCTCCGACACCCTCACCGCGTCCGGCACCCTCGGCGCCGACCTCGTCATCGACGGCGGTTCGCTCGACGGCGACGTCGACATCGCCGGCACCCTCGAGTTCACCGGCGATGATCTCGTCGCCGGTCACACCCTTTCGGTTCTCGACGAAGGCACCCTCATCCTCGACTCCCCCGCCGGTTTCACCCTCACCGGCAGCGGCCTCAACATCGACTCGACCGGCACCCTGCGCTGGCTCGACGGCAACCTGAACCTCGGCCCGGCCAACGCCCTCACCAACGAGGGCGAGATCGAGTTCTCCGGCCTCTCCGCCGAACTCCGGCCCACCACCGCCGGCGCCACCTTCACCAATCACGGCGTGCTCCGCCTCGTCCCCGGTGTCGGCAACTTCGTCATCGACCTGCCCTTCACCAACACCGGCACCATCGTGCTGCAGGAAGGCCAGCTCTCCCTCACCCAGGACAGCATCCTCGATCCGTCGTCCGACATCCAACTCGCCGACGTCACCGAATTCCGTATCGACGCCGGCACTACAACCGTCACCGACGCCCGCATCTTCAGCGGCGACGGCGCCGTCGTCCAACTCGGCGGCACCCTCAATCTCGACGGCGACCTCAGCGTCGATCTCCACCTCATCGAGGGCACCTTCAACACCAGCACCCTCGTCACCTCCGGCGAGCTCCGGATCGACGACGCCATCATCCCGACCGACGCCGACTTCGGCATCGTCGACGGCGGCGTCGCCAAACTCGACCGCGCCACCTTCGACCTCGGCAACACCACCTTCGAAGTCGACGCCAGCAGCCAACTGCACTGGACCGGCGGCACCCTGCTGACCGACACCGCCGGCGGTTTCGCCATCAACGGCCTCATGCTCATCAAAGGCGACGGCACCTACGGCGCCTCCGTCTCCACGCCCGGCGTCTTCCTCATCAGCTCAACCGGCAACGTGCGCAAAACCGCCGGCACCGGCTCCCTCGTTTTCGACGCCCCCATCAGCTTGGACGGCCGTCTCGAAGTCCACAGCGGCGACATCACCCTCAACGCCGGCGGCTACGCCGATCAGGCCACCATCGACATCTGGAACGGCGCGTCCCTCCTCCTACCCAACGGCTTCGAGATGCGCGACGGCACCTCCGTCATCAACGGCGGCGCCCTGCGTCTGACCGGTGGCACCTTCGACCTCTCCGGCGACATCGGACTTGGCAACGACGCCCTCTTCTCCGGCGGCACCATCACCGGCACCCACACCCTCTCCGGCACCCTCACCTGGACCGGCGGCGACTTCGATGCCAACGGCGCCACCACCATCGCCAACGACAGCATCCTGCAGTTGCTCAATTTCACCGGCACCCACCTCGAGCGCGACCTCACCATCGACGGCCAGATGCTGTGGGGCGTCGGCGACATCACCGGCACCGACGCCACCATCACCAACAACGGCAATATCCTCCTCTCCTCCGACGGCACGATCTCCTCCGCCGACGATTCCCTCGAGCTCCAGAACAACGGCATCTTCGCCAAGGTCGGCGGCAGCGACACCAGCACCATCGACGTGCCCGTCACCAACGCCGGCTACGTGCTAGGCGGCAGCGGCACGCTCCACTTTGCCAATACCTTCACCTTCGCCGGCGGCACCATCGGCGTCCAAAACGGCGGCCTGCTCACCTTCGCCGCGCCGCTCGCGTTGCCCGCCTCCACCACCCTCGCTGGCAACGGCACCGTCACCGCCGACATCAGCACCGGCGGCACCATCTCCCCCGGCGCCAGCGTCGGCAGCCTCACCATCGACGGTGACCTCACGCTCGAATCCGGAGCCCTGTCCTTCTTCGAAATCGACTACGTCGACACCGCCCTGGCCTTCGACCGCCTCACCGTCACCGGCACGCTCACGCTCGCGGGCGATCTGGAAATCGATTTCCTCACCGCCATCGATCCCATCTCGACGGACATGTTCACGCTCTACACCGCGGCCAGCCTGCTCGGCGACTTCGACAACGTGGCCAACGGCGGCCAAGTCTGGGCCGACCTGCCCGATGGCGGACGCGGCATCTTCACCGTCAACTACGGTGTCAGCAGCCTCTTCGATCCCAACAGCGTGATCCTTTCCGACTTCGAGTTCTCCCCCATCCCGGAGCCCTCCACCTGGGCGCTCATGATCACTGGCCTCGGCCTCATCGGAGTGCAGCTCTACCGCCGCCGCCGCCGCGCCTGATCCCACCCTTGTAGCGGGCTGGCTCGCCAGCCCCTCCCCGTAGCCGCGTTGGAGCCCAGCGACAACGTGCCCCCCCTGCCTCCCAGCTCCGGCCCAACCCAATCTTTCTCTTTATTCTTTATCTTTCTCTTTATCCCCACGGGCCGAAGAGCCTGCCCCCCGGCGACGCTGCGCGTCGTCAGAGAAAGAGAACGATAAAGACGAAAGTGAAAGAAGCCCCCCGGCCCCACCCGCTGCAGCGGGCTGGCTTGCCAGCCCCCCGTAGCTGGGTTGGAGCCCAGCGACAACGTGGCCCTCGCCGTATCCCAGCTCCCAGCCCCCCATCACCCAGCAAACCAGCTCCCAGCTACCCAGCCCCCAGCCTAAACCCCGCGCCCATCCGGCCGATGGAAAGAAAGCTCCGCGCTATCCGTCGCACCCGTTCGCCTCTGTGCAATTTTTGACCTCCTTATGCCTCCCATAAGCGCCACCCGCGCCCCCGCCCGGCCGGTCGCGCCCCTCCAACAACCCTTCAACCGCTTAAGCGTCGTCTCCTGCCGTTTCCGCCGCTCCACCCTCCATCGTGTAGCCCCCCACGTCACCGCCATTAGCCACGTCACATTGTGGTGATGCGGCGTTTTTTGGCGTGCCTCCCCCCGGCCCCATCTGCCAAACCAAAATCGTTTATGAACATCCACGAGTATCAGGCCAAAGCCCTGTTTGAGAAATACGGCGTGCCGGTGCCAAAAGGCGCCGCCGCTAAAAACGCCGCGGAATTCGACACCGCCCTGGCGACCCTCCCCGAAGGTCCCACCATGGTGAAGTCTCAGATCCACGCCGGTGGCCGGGGCAAAGGCACCTTTACCGACGGCTACAAGGGCGGCGTGAAGTTCTGCCCCACCAAGGCCGAGGCCAAGGAAGTGGCCGGCAAGATGCTCGATAATACGCTGGTCACCATCCAGACCGGCCCCGCCGGCCGCAAGGTGCAGACCGTCTACTTCACCGTCGCGAGCGACATCAAGAAGGAGTATTACCTCTCCATCCTCCTCGACCGCGGCACCTCCCAGCCGGTCATCATCGCCTCCACCGAAGGTGGCGTCGAAATCGAGAAGGTCGCCGAAGAGACGCCCGAGAAGATCACCAAGGTCTTCGTCGATCCCGCCTACGGCCTGGCCGACTTCCAGGTGCGCGAGATCATCTTCTCCCTCGGCCTCAACAAGACCGAGTCCAAGAACGCCGCCAAGCTCCTGCGCAACCTCTATAACTGCTTCTGGGAAACCGACGCGTCCATGATCGAGGTCAACCCCCTCATCACCACGCCCGACGACGACGTCCTCGCCCTCGACGCCAAGGTCTCCTTCGACTCCAACGCCCTCTACCGTCATCCCGACATCGTCGCCCTCCGCGACCTCAACGAAGAGGACCCCAAGGAGATCGAGGCTTCCAAATACGACCTGGCTTACATCGCCCTCGACGGCAACATCGCCTGCCTCGTCAACGGTGCCGGTCTCGCCATGTCCACCATGGACATCATCAAGCACTTCGGTGGCAACCCCGCCAACTTCCTCGACGTCGGTGGTGGCGCCTCCAAGGAGAAGGTCGTCGCAGCCTTCAAAATCATTCTCGGTGACCCCAACGTGAAGGGCATCCTCGTCAACATCTTCGGCGGCATCATGGACTGCAACGTCATCGCCGAGGGTGTGGTCGAAGCCGTCAAGGAAGTCGGCCTCGAGCTCCCGCTCGTCGTCCGTCTCGAAGGCAACAACGTCGAAGCCGGTAAAAAGACCCTCGACGCCTCCGGCCTCTCGCTGGTCTCCGGCGACTCCATGGCCGACGCCGCCCAGAAGATCGTGAACCTCGTCGCCTGATTACCATGTCCATTCTCATCAATCCCGAAACCAAGATCATGGTCCAAGGCATCACCGGTGCCTTCGGCGGCAAACACGCCGGCCTGTCCATCGACTACGGCACGCAACTCGTGGCCGGCGTCACCCCGGGCAAGGGCGGTCAGTTTTTTGAGCATGGCGACGTCAAAGTCCCCATCTTCAACACCGTGGCCGAAGCCGCCGCCGCCACCGGCGCGACCGTTTCCGCCATCTTCGTGCCGCCGCCCTTCGCGGCCGACGCCATCCTCGAGTGCGTCGATGCCGGCATCGACCTCGCCGTCTGCATCACCGAAGGCATTCCGATCAAGGACATGGTCCGCGTGAAGCGTGCCATGCGCGGCAAGCCCACCCGCCTCATCGGCCCCAACTGCCCGGGTCTCGTCACCCCCGGCACCGGCCCGGACTCCTCCGGCGGCTGCCGCATCGGCATCGCCCCCGGCTACATCCACAAGAAGGGCCACGTCGGCGTCGTTTCCCGCTCCGGCACCCTCACCTACGAGGCCGTGTTCCAGATCACCACCAAGGGCCTCGGCCAGTCCACCTCCGTGGGCATCGGCGGCGACCCGGTCAACGGCACCAACCACCTCGACGTCATCAAGCTCTTCAACGAAGACCCCGACACCAAGGGCATCATCCTCATCGGTGAAATCGGCGGCAACGCCGAGGTCGAGGCCGCCCGCTGGATCAAAGCCAACTGCAAGAAGCCGGTCGCCGGCTTCATCGCCGGAGCCACCGCGCCTCCCGGCCGCCGCATGGGCCACGCCGGCGCCATCGTGGGTGGCAAGGAAGACACCGCCGAAGCCAAGATCGCCGTCTTCAAGGAATGCGGCATCGAAGTCGCGGTAACCCCGTCCGACATGGCCGACGCGCTCCTGCGCAAAGCCGAAGCCCTCGGCGTCAGCCTCAGCTAAAGCCAAGACAAGCTCCACCTCTCTCAGCCGCTCCCTCCCGGGGAGCGGCTTTTTTGCGCGCCAGCTTCCCTCCTTCTGCCTTCTGACTTCACTGTTCCCCATCCCGCCCCTCTCCCACGATGGCCCGCAACGATCACTTCTCCGCCTTCGCCGCCACCTACGCGTCGTATCGCCCCACCTACCCAGCAGCACTCTTCGCCTGGCTGGCCGACCAAGCCCCCGCCACCTATGGCGCCTGGGACTGCGCCACCGGCACCGGTCAGGCCGCGCTCAGCCTCGCCGAGCATTTTGCACACGTCTTCGCGTCCGACGTCGGCATCGGCATGATCGAACACGCCGTGCCGCACCCGCGTATTTCCTACCACCTCGCCCCCGCCGAAGAGCCCCCGCCCAGCATCACTGACCTCGACCTCATCACCGTCGCCCAAGCCCTGCACTGGTTCGATCGCGACACCTTCTTCGCCGCCTGCGAGCAGCGCCTGCGCCCCGGTGGCATCCTTGCTTACTGGGGTTACCTGCTCCCCTCCATCACGCCCGCCGTCGATGCCGTCGTCCGCCACTATCACGACATCGCAGTCGGCCCCCACTGGCCACCCGACCGCGGCCCGTTGCTCGACGGCTACGCGCAAATCGCGCCGCCCAATATGGAGCGCCTGACCGCGCCTCCCTTTGCCATGACCGCCACCTGGACCCTCGATCAACTCATCGGCCAACTCGACTCCTGGTCCGCCACCCACCGCGCCCGCCAGGCCACCGGCAATGACCCCTTGGCCCCGATCGTCCCAGAGCTCCGCGCCGCCTGGGCCGAAGCCCCCCAACGCCCCATCACTTGGCCCCTCCCCTTCCACGCCTTCCGCAAGCCAAGGTAGAGCCGGACCGCCTTTCTTGCGACGGGGTGTCTCGCTAGCCCCAACTCAATCTTTCTCCTTATTCTTTATCTTTCTCTTTATCCCCGCAGCCCAAACACCCCCCCCCGGCGACGCTCCGCGTCGTCAGAGAAAGAGAAAGATAAAGACGAAAGAAGCGCCCAGAGCCCCAGCCCCAGCCCTGCCCCTCCGTGTAGGCCGCGAGCTCGCTCGCGCTACCGTTGCCCCTCAGCCCCAGCCCACCAGCGCACCAGCACCCAGCCTAAAACACCGCCTTATACGCAAACGGCGAACTCGAGTTATTGGCGGTAAACCCCGTGTTTTCGGTATCGCGCACCCGCGCCACCAAACGCGCATTCATCATCGTGGTCCCACGGTCTCGCAGACCGTAACCGACCAGCCACTCCGGCCCCGTGTAACTCACGCCCGAAAGCGTCGGTTCATGGATCACCTCGACCTGCTTGCGCCGCAAAAACGACACCGTGCGCACCCGCGCCGGCTCCCGCGCCAACACCTCCACCGTGGCCTGCGCAAACGTCCGGCCGGTGTCACAAATATTGTCCACCAGCACCACGTCACGCCCGCGCAGATCGACCTCCGGCCAATCGATCTTCACCGCATCCTCCGGCTTGGCGGTCATATCTTTGGCGTAGCTCCAAGCCCGGCAAAACGCCGGTTCGATCGAGTAACCGATCCGCTGCACCAAATCCGAAAAGAAAAACGCCCCGCCCCGCAGCACACACATCATCAGCAGCATCCGCCCATCTCGCTCCTGACATTCCTGCGCCCAGCCCTCGACTTCCACCGCCAGACAATCGAGCACCGCTTCGATATCTTCCGCTGATTGAACCAAATCCAAATGTTGCGGCAGAGCGATCGAAGACGACGAGGGACCCATGGCCGACTGATTTATCGATCCACCAACCGGTTTTCCACCCCAAGAATTACGCATTAAAAATTTTCCTACCTCCCGCCCGAAAAACGAGTCCTTCCCACGAAGCATTTAAACCACGGATGAACACGGATGGCTTCGGCTACCGCCTACGCTCTGCAACGACCTGAATGCATCTGTGCCCTCCGCGGTCAAAAAACCTGTCCGCCATAGCTCGCAGCACGACAAAGGATACCTCTCACTACCCAGCCATCAGCCATAAGCTATCAGCCACCAGCTACCAGGCCCCAGTAGTCTACCAGCCACCAGCACCTAGCACACCACCACCCAGCATCCAGCCCCCCTCTGCCCCTCCGTGTAGGCCGCGAGCTCGCTCGCGCTAGGCTGCCCCACAGCCCAACCTCCAGTCACCAACACCCAGCCACCGTCCACCCTGCCCCCAGTCCCCCAGCCTCCATTCCCCCAGCCCCAGTCCCCCAGCACCCATCCCCCACCCACCAGTCACCAGTCCACCAGCCTCCAGCACCCAGCCTCCAGCCACCAGCCCACCAGTCCCCAGCCCCCAGTCCCCCCAGCAATGAACGTCGCAGGCAAACCCACTCGCACCATCTGGCCGGCCGCCGACGGCGCCAGCGTTGAAATCATCGACCAAACGCGCCTGCCGCACCGCTATGAGATCGCCACCCTGCGCACGCTCGACGACGCCGCCCACGCCATCTCCGCCATGCTCGTGCGCGGCGCGCCCCTCATCGGCGCCACCGCCGCCTACGGCATGTGGCTCGCCCTTCGCGCCGATCCCTCCGACGCCGCCCTGACCCACGCCTACGACACCCTCTACGCCACCCGCCCCACCGCGGTGAACCTCCGCTGGGCCCTCGACCGCGTGCGCACCGCCGTCTCTCCGCTCACCCCGGCCGATCGCGCCGCCGCCACCCGCGACCTCGCCGCCGCCCTCTGCGACGAAGACGTCGCCATCAACCACGCCATCGGCCAGGCCGGCCTCGCCCTCATTCGCGACCTCGCCGCCACCAAACCCGCCGGCCAGCCCGTCAACATCCTCACCCACTGCAACGCCGGGTGGCTCGCCACCGTCGATTGGGGCACCGCCACCTCCCCCATTTACCAAGCCCACGATGCCGGCATCCCCGTGCACGTCTGGGTCGACGAAACCCGCCCGCGCAACCAAGGCTTCCACCTCACCGCCTGGGAACTGCTCAACCACGGCGTGCCCCACACCTGCATCGTCGACAACGCCGGCGGCCACCTCATGCAACACGGCCAGGTCGACCTCGTCATCGTCGGCACCGATCGCACCACCGCCACCGGCGACGTCTGCAACAAAATCGGCACCTACCTCAAAGCCCTCGCCGCCCACGACAACGGCGTCCCCTTCTACGTCGCCCTGCCCTCGCCCACCATCGACTGGACCGTGCGAGACGGCGTGCGCGAAATCCCCATCGAGGAACGCGGCGCACATGAAGTCACCCACGTCAGTGGACTCACCACCGATGGCGAAGTCGCGTCCCTCCAAATCCCGCCCACCGGCAGCCCGGCGGCCAACCCCGCCTTCGACGTCACCCCCGCCCGCCTCGTCACCGGTCTGCTCACCGAACGCGGCCTCTGCCCCGCCACCCACGCAGGCCTCGCCCAGCTCTTCCCGGACCACGCACAAATTTCGTAAACGTGGGTCTGCCAAGGAGGGCCGAAGCGAACCCTACGTCTTTAATCACGTCGCCTTTTCACGGCGGCCACCGCAACCAATCCCACCAGCCCCAGCCAAAGCGCCGTGGTCGCCGGTTCCGGCACGGCCGATGCACCGTAGATCGACACGTTGTCCAGCGACACCCAGCCCCACGCGCCTTGGTCCATATCGACCAGGTCCAAGGTGTAATAATCGCTGGTATTCACCAGCGACTGCAGCTGACCGGAGGTCCACATGACAGTCTGCTCATGCGTCGACGTATCCGTCATCGTGCTGGCGATCAGGTAAGCGCCGGTGGAGGCATTGCGCAGCAACAGCCCAGTGTATCCATCAACGGATGACGGCTGACTCAGAGCGGCATCCGCATCTGTGCTCGGCGCGCCATCCGTCGTGCCACTCCCACTACCCAGTTCAAACGTGATGGAGAACTCCGGCAGACTATTCACCTGAAACTCCGGCGAACGAATCAATAAAGCCGAGCTCTGCGCCCAGTCACGATGAGGACTGTTCCCATCGCTCACGCTGATGCCCGGACTTTCCAGACGAAGAAGATCCGATACCGGTTGATAACCGAAAGCCAACGGACCGGTGGTCGAGGTCAGCACATTGCTCCACCCCTCCAAATCAGTATCAAAAGTGTAGGTGATCGCCCGCGCTCGCAGACCACTCGTCCACGCCAAGCCGGCGAAAAGCGAAACCAGCAACCATGTCGCACTTCTATATACCAACATGAGCGGATTTATTATCCGCTCAATACGCACCGACAAAGCGTCTGTGGCCAAGCGGCCGCGAAATAAGTCCACATCATCCTTCGCATCAGGGCTTTCGGACACCCGCGCCTGATTCCTCCCGCCTCTCAACCGAGGACACTATCTCTTGCTGAGATAAACCTTACGCCAAACCCAACCAAACAAGACCGTCACCAACAGCGTCCCTACGATCGTGCCCAAAAGCTCGGGGGCCTGATTCCCACCGCGGGACAAATCGATGAAGCAGTAGCGAATCGTGAGGATCGTGCGCAAGGTGCCCGAAGCCACGACAAACCCAAGGAAAACGAGGAGGAGGATACGAAGAACAGGATTCATAAAAGATGCGTCACTTGAGTCCGCCCGGGTAATCCAACGCGCCAACGCAGAGCAACGATGCGCGTTGGCGAGGGCAACTGGATGCTCATTTTCTTCACTCTAAATCACCCGAAATAGTGCGGTTCCCAATGATGCGATGACAGCGACGAGGGAAATCAGGACTGCTCGGTTTTTCATTTTCACAGATTCCAGCGAGCGAGGTATCCAATGGTGGCCCATCGCCAAGCATGCTCCCAACGCTAGCAATCCAACACCAATGCAAATGGCCTCAAACCCTCCGTAATCATACATGCGGAATCGGATGCGCTGGGTGATGAAGGCCCTGATCGCGAGCGCGGCCAACGCGAGCGGAAATGCGGTGCCGGTCAGGAATCGACCGAAGGCAGTGTCGAGGAGATCCCGCGTCCAGATGCTCTTGGGTTTATCGTCCATACCTTGAAGATTAGGGCGTGTCTGGGCGGAGACGATTTGACGACCTCGCCGGCACCAGATCGTTCGAACTACTCTGCAAGCGACGCATAGAACTCAGGGGAAATGATACTTGCGCTGAAAAAGACGCAAAGCCCTAGAAGTGATATCCCAAGCGGCTTAGCAGTGTCCTTCAGATTTAAGATGCAGAAGGCAATTAATCCGATGGGAGGAGCAACGATACAGAAGACAAACCACGCTAGTCCCTTTCGAAAAATGGCGATGTAGATCGCGATGCATGCCCAAAACATGATGAGGCCTCCCGCTAACGCCAAAATCGCTGCAAATAGATCCTTCATTTCTAAAATTTGAACTCAGCTGCGGCGGGCCGAGCCCCACGTTGGCATCGGCGGCTGGATAACCTCTTTCATAATTTGGAAACCTCCCAACGACCGGTGTAGGAGGAGAAAGTCTCACCGGTGATGAAAACACCTCTGGTGACGAAGAATCCGTCGGCCAACGGTAGATACCGAACCGAGTCTCCCGCAATCCAAGCGACCACTTGCTCGGAAGTGTCGAAAGGCTGCATAGCCGCTGCCGACTCGGGAAAGATGCCGTCACTTCGACGGAATTCCTCCGCACGAACCACCAACCGCATCGACTCAGCGACCATAGCATACCGCATCAAGTCATCGCGGGCGAACCAGCCTGCGAAAAGAAACGATGAAACCGCTGCCAGGCTTCCGAATATCGGAAGTGCCTCTGACTTCTTCCTTCTCAGAAGGGCAAACAGGGTCGAGAACGCTCCGAAAACTATAGCGAGCAACGCGACCCCGAGGAAAACGATGCTCAGCAGAGGGTGCCAGGCTACTAAACCCACCAGAAAAGCAGTCGAGGCAACTGAGACGGCGATTAGGCAGCGAATTCCCGATGTCTTCATCTGACTAAGTCTCAGCTCAGCCGCGACGCGCATCAGCACCTCGTTCGCCGCGGCGGCTTGCCGTCGTTGGCTGCGACGACTGGGTAGCTTCATTTTCTGTCGGATGGATTTTCGTTCGAGTTCCCGTCTCTTCACCGACGATAAACAACGCCCCGGAATCCACCTCCAACCGGTGCATTTCCGGAATGGGCGGCATCGATCTGCTGGCTAACCGCCACGCACCTTCCTCGGCCGCGAAAACCCAGAAACCGATGTCCGGCACTCCTGATCCGAAAACCCGGAGAACGAGCACCTTCTCATCTCCCAGGTCGAAAACCTGAACCTCGCCTCCCGCGAACAAGGACTTCGCATAATCCTCCGCCTCAGCAGTCGTCCGAAAAAAGCACGGCTCCTCGTC
This portion of the Actomonas aquatica genome encodes:
- the sucC gene encoding ADP-forming succinate--CoA ligase subunit beta, which translates into the protein MNIHEYQAKALFEKYGVPVPKGAAAKNAAEFDTALATLPEGPTMVKSQIHAGGRGKGTFTDGYKGGVKFCPTKAEAKEVAGKMLDNTLVTIQTGPAGRKVQTVYFTVASDIKKEYYLSILLDRGTSQPVIIASTEGGVEIEKVAEETPEKITKVFVDPAYGLADFQVREIIFSLGLNKTESKNAAKLLRNLYNCFWETDASMIEVNPLITTPDDDVLALDAKVSFDSNALYRHPDIVALRDLNEEDPKEIEASKYDLAYIALDGNIACLVNGAGLAMSTMDIIKHFGGNPANFLDVGGGASKEKVVAAFKIILGDPNVKGILVNIFGGIMDCNVIAEGVVEAVKEVGLELPLVVRLEGNNVEAGKKTLDASGLSLVSGDSMADAAQKIVNLVA
- the sucD gene encoding succinate--CoA ligase subunit alpha gives rise to the protein MSILINPETKIMVQGITGAFGGKHAGLSIDYGTQLVAGVTPGKGGQFFEHGDVKVPIFNTVAEAAAATGATVSAIFVPPPFAADAILECVDAGIDLAVCITEGIPIKDMVRVKRAMRGKPTRLIGPNCPGLVTPGTGPDSSGGCRIGIAPGYIHKKGHVGVVSRSGTLTYEAVFQITTKGLGQSTSVGIGGDPVNGTNHLDVIKLFNEDPDTKGIILIGEIGGNAEVEAARWIKANCKKPVAGFIAGATAPPGRRMGHAGAIVGGKEDTAEAKIAVFKECGIEVAVTPSDMADALLRKAEALGVSLS
- a CDS encoding class I SAM-dependent methyltransferase, whose protein sequence is MARNDHFSAFAATYASYRPTYPAALFAWLADQAPATYGAWDCATGTGQAALSLAEHFAHVFASDVGIGMIEHAVPHPRISYHLAPAEEPPPSITDLDLITVAQALHWFDRDTFFAACEQRLRPGGILAYWGYLLPSITPAVDAVVRHYHDIAVGPHWPPDRGPLLDGYAQIAPPNMERLTAPPFAMTATWTLDQLIGQLDSWSATHRARQATGNDPLAPIVPELRAAWAEAPQRPITWPLPFHAFRKPR
- a CDS encoding phosphoribosyltransferase; the protein is MVQSAEDIEAVLDCLAVEVEGWAQECQERDGRMLLMMCVLRGGAFFFSDLVQRIGYSIEPAFCRAWSYAKDMTAKPEDAVKIDWPEVDLRGRDVVLVDNICDTGRTFAQATVEVLAREPARVRTVSFLRRKQVEVIHEPTLSGVSYTGPEWLVGYGLRDRGTTMMNARLVARVRDTENTGFTANNSSSPFAYKAVF
- the mtnA gene encoding S-methyl-5-thioribose-1-phosphate isomerase produces the protein MNVAGKPTRTIWPAADGASVEIIDQTRLPHRYEIATLRTLDDAAHAISAMLVRGAPLIGATAAYGMWLALRADPSDAALTHAYDTLYATRPTAVNLRWALDRVRTAVSPLTPADRAAATRDLAAALCDEDVAINHAIGQAGLALIRDLAATKPAGQPVNILTHCNAGWLATVDWGTATSPIYQAHDAGIPVHVWVDETRPRNQGFHLTAWELLNHGVPHTCIVDNAGGHLMQHGQVDLVIVGTDRTTATGDVCNKIGTYLKALAAHDNGVPFYVALPSPTIDWTVRDGVREIPIEERGAHEVTHVSGLTTDGEVASLQIPPTGSPAANPAFDVTPARLVTGLLTERGLCPATHAGLAQLFPDHAQIS
- a CDS encoding PEP-CTERM sorting domain-containing protein gives rise to the protein MATDALSVRIERIINPLMLVYRSATWLLVSLFAGLAWTSGLRARAITYTFDTDLEGWSNVLTSTTGPLAFGYQPVSDLLRLESPGISVSDGNSPHRDWAQSSALLIRSPEFQVNSLPEFSITFELGSGSGTTDGAPSTDADAALSQPSSVDGYTGLLLRNASTGAYLIASTMTDTSTHEQTVMWTSGQLQSLVNTSDYYTLDLVDMDQGAWGWVSLDNVSIYGASAVPEPATTALWLGLVGLVAVAAVKRRRD